A window of the Citrus sinensis cultivar Valencia sweet orange chromosome 9, DVS_A1.0, whole genome shotgun sequence genome harbors these coding sequences:
- the LOC102616348 gene encoding magnesium-chelatase subunit ChlH, chloroplastic yields the protein MASLVSSAFTLKPDQLSSHSQKHYFLHSFLPRKANYQIHSKYPLKVKCAVVGNGLFTQTSPEVRRIVPENRDNLPTVKIVYVVLEAQYQSALSAAVQALNQQVNYASYEVVGYLVEELRDVDTYKTFCKDLENANIFIGSLIFVEELALKIKAAVEKERDRLDAVLVFPSMPEVMRLNKLGSFSMSQLGQSKSPFFQLFKKKKQGAGFADSMLKLVRTLPKVLKYLPSDKAQDARLYILSLQFWLGGSPDNLQNFLKMISGSYVPALRGQKIEYADPVLFLDTGIWHPLAPCMYDDVKEYLNWYGTRKDTNEKLKGPDAPVIGLILQRSHIVTGDDSHYVAVIMELEARGAKVIPIFAGGLDFAGPVERFFVDPVMKKPMVNSAISLTGFALVGGPARQDHPRAIEALRKLDVPYIVALPLVFQTTEEWLNSTLGLHPIQVALQVALPELDGGLEPIVFAGRDPRTGKAHALHKRVEQLCTRAIRWGELKRKTKAEKKLAITVFSFPPDKGNIGTAAYLNVFSSIFSVLKDLQRDGYNVEGLPETSEALIEEIIHDKEAQFSSPNLNIAYKMGVREYQSLTPYATALEENWGKPPGNLNSDGENLLVYGKQYGNVFIGVQPTFGYEGDPMRLLFSKSASPHHGFAAYYSFVEKIFKADAVLHFGTHGSLEFMPGKQVGMSDVCYPDSLIGNIPNVYYYAANNPSEATIAKRRSYANTISYLTPPAENAGLYKGLKQLSELISSYQSLKDTGRGPQIVSSIISTAKQCNLDKDVELPDEGAEISAKERDLVVGKVYSKIMEIESRLLPCGLHVIGEPPSALEAVATLVNIAALDRPEDEIASLPSILAETVGRDIEDIYRGSDKGILKDVELLRQITEASRGAISAFVGKTTNKKGQVVDVADKLSSILGFGINEPWIQYLSNTKFYRADRAKLRTLFEFVGECLKLVVADNELGSLKQALEGKYVEPGPGGDPIRNPKVLPTGKNIHALDPQAIPTTAAMQSAKVVVDRLIERQKVDNGGKYPETVALVLWGTDNIKTYGESLAQVLWMIGVRPVSDTFGRVNRVEPVSLEELGRPRIDVVVNCSGVFRDLFINQMNLLDRAVKMVAELDEPEEQNYVRKHALEQAKALGIDVREAATRVFSNASGSYSSNINLAVENSSWNDEKQLQDMYLSRKSFAFDCDAPGAGMSEKRKVFEMALGTADATFQNLDSSEISLTDVSHYFDSDPTNLVQSFRKDGKKPNAYIADTTTANAQVRTLAETVRLDARTKLLNPKWYEGMMSSGYEGVREIEKRLTNTVGWSATSGQVDNWVYEEANTTFIQDEEMLNRLMNTNPNSFRKLVQTFLEANGRGYWETSEENIEKLRQLYSEVEDKIEGIDR from the exons ATGGCCTCTTTAGTATCTTCAGCATTCACTTTAAAGCCAGACCAGCTCTCTTCACACTCTCAGAAGCACTATTTTCTCCATTCATTTCTGCCCAGAAAAGCCAACTACCAAATCCACTCAAAGTACCCCCTTAAAGTAAAATGTGCTGTAGTTGGCAATGGCCTCTTTACTCAAACTTCCCCAGAAGTTCGTCGAATTGTGCCTGAAAACAGAGATAATCTTCCCACGGTAAAGATTGTTTATGTAGTTCTTGAAGCTCAATACCAATCTGCTCTCTCAGCTGCAGTTCAGGCTTTAAACCAGCAAGTTAACTATGCTTCTTACGAGGTTGTTGGGTACTTGGTTGAGGAGCTTCGTGATGTTGATACATACAAAACTTTCTGTAAAGATCTTGAGAATGCAAATATATTTATAGGGTCTCTGATTTTTGTTGAGGAGCTCGCATTGAAGATCAAGGCTGCTGTGGAGAAAGAAAGGGATAGGCTTGATGCAGTGTTGGTCTTCCCTTCAATGCCTGAGGTAATGAGGCTTAACAAGTTGGGTTCTTTTAGTATGTCTCAGTTGGGTCAGTCAAAAAGTCCATTTTTCCAATTgttcaagaaaaagaagcaaggTGCTGGTTTTGCTGACAGTATGTTGAAGTTAGTGAGGACATTGCCAAAGGTTTTGAAGTACTTACCTAGTGATAAGGCTCAAGATGCTAGACTTTATATATTGAGTTTACAGTTTTGGCTTGGGGGGTCTCCCGATAACTTGcaaaatttcttgaaaatgaTTTCTGGTTCTTATGTACCTGCATTGAGAGGCCAAAAGATCGAGTATGCAGATCCAGTTTTGTTCTTGGATACTGGAATTTGGCATCCTTTGGCCCCTTGTATGTATGATGATGTGAAGGAGTATTTGAACTGGTATGGTACTAGAAAAGATACTAACGAGAAGCTCAAGGGGCCTGATGCACCGGTTATAGGGCTTATTTTGCAAAGGAGTCATATTGTAACTGGGGATGACAGTCACTATGTGGCTGTGATTATGGAGTTAGAGGCTAGAGGTGCTAAAGTGATACCGATTTTTGCCGGTGGACTTGATTTTGCAGGGCCAGTGGAGAGGTTCTTTGTTGATCCAGTAATGAAGAAACCAATGGTTAATTCGGCTATATCACTTACTGGTTTTGCTCTTGTTGGAGGTCCAGCACGGCAGGATCATCCCAGGGCAATTGAGGCTCTGAGGAAGCTTGATGTTCCTTACATCGTTGCACTCCCATTGGTGTTTCAAACAACTGAAGAGTGGTTGAATAGTACTTTGGGGCTGCATCCTATTCAGGTAGCTTTGCAAGTTGCTCTCCCGGAGCTGGATGGTGGCTTGGAGCCCATTGTTTTTGCTGGCCGGGATCCAAGAACTG GGAAAGCACATGCTCTTCACAAGAGGGTAGAGCAGCTCTGCACCAGGGCAATTAGATGGGGTGaactgaaaagaaaaactaag GCAGAGAAGAAGTTAGCAATTACTGTCTTCAGTTTCCCTCCAGATAAAGGAAATATTGGAACAGCTGCTTACCTTAATGTCTTTTCCTCAATCTTCTCAGTCTTAAAAGATCTCCAAAGAGATGGTTACAATGTTGAAGGGCTTCCGGAGACTTCAGAAGCCTTGATCGAAGAAATTATTCACGATAAAGAGGCTCAATTCAGCAGTCCAAATCTAAACATAGCTTACAAAATGGGAGTTAGAGAATATCAAAGCCTAACTCCCTATGCCACAGCACTGGAGGAGAACTGGGGAAAACCTCCTGGGAATTTAAATTCTGATGGAGAGAACCTCTTAGTATATGGCAAACAGTATGGTAATGTTTTCATTGGAGTCCAGCCCACATTCGGTTATGAGGGTGATCCTATGCGACTTCTTTTCTCCAAATCAGCTAGTCCTCATCATGGATTTGCGGCTTATTACTCCTTTGtggagaaaattttcaaagctgATGCAGTTCTTCATTTTGGTACTCATGGTTCACTCGAATTCATGCCTGGAAAGCAGGTAGGAATGAGCGACGTGTGTTACCCTGACAGTCTAATTGGGAACATTCCCAACGTGTATTACTATGCTGCTAATAACCCATCAGAAGCTACTATAGCAAAGCGTCGGAGCTATGCCAATACCATTAGCTATTTGACGCCTCCTGCTGAAAATGCTGGGCTATATAAAGGCCTCAAGCAGTTAAGTGAACTCATCTCCTCGTACCAATCACTTAAGGACACAGGCCGTGGGCCACAAATTGTAAGCTCCATTATTAGTACTGCTAAACAATGCAATCTTGACAAAGATGTGGAACTTCCAGATGAGGGGGCAGAAATCTCAGCAAAAGAAAGAGATCTTGTGGTTGGGAAAGTATACTCCAAAATCATGGAAATTGAGTCCCGGCTCTTGCCTTGCGGGCTCCATGTCATTGGTGAGCCTCCATCTGCTTTGGAAGCCGTTGCAACACTGGTCAACATTGCTGCACTGGACCGTCCTGAAGATGAAATTGCATCACTCCCTTCTATACTAGCTGAGACTGTTGGAAGGGACATAGAGGACATCTATAGAGGGAGTGACAAGGGAATATTAAAGGATGTGGAGCTTCTTCGGCAAATAACTGAAGCATCACGTGGAGCCATTTCTGCTTTTGTGGGAAAAACAACCAATAAGAAGGGTCAAGTAGTTGATGTGGCCGATAAGCTAAGTTCTATCCTTGGATTTGGTATTAATGAGCCATGGATTCAATATTTGTCAAACACAAAATTTTACCGGGCAGATAGAGCCAAGCTAAGAACATTGTTTGAATTCGTTGGGGAATGTTTAAAGCTTGTTGTAGCTGACAATGAGTTGGGaagtttaaaacaagctcttgaGGGCAAATATGTGGAGCCAGGTCCTGGTGGCGACCCTATCAGGAACCCAAAAGTTTTGCCAACGGGAAAGAATATTCATGCTCTGGATCCACAAGCTATTCCCACCACAGCAGCAATGCAGAGTGCAAAAGTTGTGGTGGATAGGTTGATTGAGAGGCAAAAGGTTGACAATGGAGGAAAGTATCCTGAGACAGTTGCACTTGTGTTGTGGGGAACtgataatattaaaacttatGGTGAATCGCTTGCCCAGGTTTTGTGGATGATTGGGGTAAGGCCTGTATCTGACACATTTGGTAGAGTCAACCGAGTAGAGCCAGTTAGTCTTGAAGAGCTTGGAAGGCCCAGGATTGATGTTGTTGTTAATTGCTCTGGGGTTTTCAGAGACCTCTTCATAAATCAG aTGAATCTGCTTGACCGGGCAGTGAAGATGGTTGCTGAACTTGATGAACCAGAAGAACAGAATTATGTTAGGAAGCATGCACTAGAACAAGCTAAAGCCCTGGGTATCGATGTTCGTGAAGCAGCAACTCGGGTTTTCTCCAATGCCTCGGGATCCTACTCCTCCAACATAAACCTTGCTGTTGAGAATTCCTCATGGAATGACGAGAAACAGCTCCAGGACATGTATTTGAGCAGGAAGTCCTTTGCCTTTGATTGTGATGCCCCTGGCGCAGGCATGagtgagaaaagaaaagtttttgaGATGGCTCTAGGCACAGCAGACGCCACATTCCAAAACCTCGACTCCTCTGAAATCTCCCTCACTGATGTGAGCCACTACTTCGATTCCGACCCAACAAATTTGGTCCAGAGCTTCAGGAAGGATGGAAAGAAGCCTAATGCCTACATTGCTGATACTACCACAGCTAATGCTCAG GTGCGTACACTTGCTGAGACCGTGAGGCTTGATGCGCGAACCAAATTGTTGAACCCGAAATGGTATGAAGGAATGATGTCCAGTGGTTATGAGGGTGTTCGTGAAATTGAGAAGCGGCTTACTAACACTGTTGGGTGGAGTGCAACTTCGGGCCAAGTTGACAACTGGGTCTACGAAGAAGCTAACACTACCTTTATCCAAGATGAGGAAATGTTGAACAGGCTGATGAATACCAATCCAAATTCATTTAGGAAGTTGGTGCAGACATTCCTGGAGGCCAATGGCCGTGGATACTGGGAAACTTCGGAGGAAAACATTGAGAAGTTGAGGCAATTGTATTCGGAAGTTGAAGACAAGATTGAAGGGATTGACCGGTGA
- the LOC102615861 gene encoding uncharacterized protein LOC102615861: MGLPNASEDLSSEMEVDAFRRLFPLRYFERHLAESIRPDARSLSRARNTTISMGAVASADGSALAKIGSTTMLAAIKMEVMTPSLESPDEGCVSIDFHMPPICSPLVRPGRPAEAAPVVAKQLSDTISSSGMINLKELSLVGGKAAWMVYLDIYCLDADGALFDAALLSAVAAFSNLQIPTVSLDDGKIVMLPEEQKEENLEKEPVNKEKRKLTLGGIPFSLTCILHKNYILADPTSEEESIMETLVTVVLDSSNQLVSLYKPGGAVLAYTSAVQDCIALTRQRVKELHQILEEAISGMEID, from the exons atggggTTACCAAATGCCTCAGAGGACTTGTCATCTGAGATGGAAGTAGACGCATTCCGGCGCCTTTTCCCTCTCCGTTACTTCGAGCGTCATCTTGCGGAATCCATTCGGCCCGATGCCAGGTCACTTTCTAGAGCTAGAAATACGACAATATCCATGGGTGCTGTTGCTTCCGCTGACGGGTCAGCGCTGGCAAAGATTGGTTCCACT ACAATGTTGGCTGCTATTAAAATGGAAGTTATGACTCCTTCACTGGAGTCGCCAGACGAGGGCTGCGTAT cTATTGATTTCCACATGCCTCCAATTTGTTCTCCACTTGTTAGGCCTGGTAGGCCAGCTGAGGCTGCACCAGTTGTAGCGAAGCAGTTATCTGACACTATTTCAAG TTCTGGCATGATTAATTTGAAGGAACTATCCTTGGTCGGTGGAAAAGCTGCCTGGATGGTGTATTTG GACATTTACTGCCTGGATGCTGATGGTGCTCTTTTTGATGCTGCATTACTTTCAGCAGTTGCTGCTTTCTCGAATT TGCAGATCCCCACAGTATCCTTGGATGATGGAAAAATAGTTATGCTGCCTGAGGAACAGAAGGaagaaaatttggaaaaagagcCAGTCAATAAGGAGAAAAGGAAGCTCACCCTTGGTGGTATTCCATTCTCATTGACATGCATACTTCACAAGAATTACATCCTAGCAGATCCCACTTCAGAGGAAGAGTCAATTATGGAAACTCTTGTGACTGTGGTCTTAGATTCATCCAATCAACTTGTGTCTTTATACAAACCAGGTGGAGCAGTTCTCGCCTATACATCAGCTGTCCAG GATTGCATTGCATTAACAAGACAAAGAGTGAAGGAACTTCACCAGATTTTAGAAGAAGCAATTTCTGGTATGGAAATCGACTAG